Proteins found in one Chaetodon auriga isolate fChaAug3 chromosome 12, fChaAug3.hap1, whole genome shotgun sequence genomic segment:
- the LOC143329024 gene encoding phospholipid phosphatase-related protein type 4-like: MSRAKERLKGGNETKDSVTLLPCFYFVELPILASSVVSLYFLELTDIFQPVHSGYSCNDRSLSLPYILPRQEVCPLPLLFSLAFAVPTATILIGEAILYCYLSRRSSATQTEANINAAGCNFNSYIRRAVRFIGVHIFGLCVTALITDILQLSTGQHTPYWLDVCKPNLTHINMSSCDEAFILEDICSGQDMGLINAGRKSFPSQHATLAAFAAVYISMYFNTVLTDSAKLLKPLLVFSFVMLAILAGLTRIIQFRNHPVDVYCGWLLGAAIAVYLGVYAVGNFQPSEDRSRSRPPPPTLREPPLSSLPNVSQSAISNSHQGHHTLAPSQPEPIITRTSSHTLSPNRPEPILMRSASYREPSLSNLKRASAEVEVISPSSPLGNNENMMTFSSSTLPRSHGGSSFDEGRVPRRHASIHTSMDSTRSKQLLSQWKNKNDNRKLSLQVMDGIRPASSSSPQRNMELRCSSEPSAMGLEAELRGGTHLPLVTAQETELRAGAHIPAQYMKLAASSVPMANHNHLALNGNTGLAGGARVSIQSRPGSSQLVHIPEEENLTCRDQESESEDSIMDGGGSVREKWLRVAEKTTIPCRPLSAGGQPRLMQVIALSKQQGLLHSPRSEDGGSTVSCTGSIRYRALTDQDPSPPASTTGAMGGGGLERSGSIVRVEAHPESRQHKPVVKPPSTDGSGSWRWKPPEQRASLRQSAFTLNDLNRHTDSCDSLRDGGSVDGRRSVTGTETESEGGGDVGVGGMGGGGGVYTGHPHVVHPLHPLHPNNPNNFQHLNFNPNNPNNPHFNNFNPNSGNSNMPFTPTVTFAPPFHPHPQAITTIRVTPVEGTAASSDGGSDSQSVASSSRESTLRRKSGSHITQVPERGPTPDLDHNHRICDDSNRLDNESSNRFHENLRNFQENPIHPIHPNHPNHPNRQLQGMFGRPSPTPPPTLPRPILTHTPPPTLGLAYKE, from the exons aTTCTGATCGGAGAGGCCATTCTCTACTGCTATCTGTCCAGGAGGTCATCAGCCACACAGACTGAGGCCAACATCAACGCTGCAGGCTGTAATTTCAACTCCTACATTCGTAGGGCTGTGCGCTTCATAG GTGTCCATATCTTTGGCCTGTGTGTGACAGCACTGATAACTGACATTCTCCAGCTGTCTACGGGTCAGCACACCCCCTATTGGTTGGATGTGTGTAAACCCAACTTGACCCACATCAACATGTCCAGTTGTGATGAAGCTTTTATTCTGGAGGATATCTGCTCTGGACAAGACATGGGGCTTATCAATGCTGGGAG GAAGTCTTTCCCCTCCCAGCATGCAACTCTGGCTGCCTTTGCTGCTGTCTACATCTCA atgtaCTTTAACACGGTGCTGACAGATTCGGCCAAGTTGCTGAAGCCTCTCCTGGTATTCTCTTTCGTCATGCTGGCCATCCTGGCTGGGTTAACCAGGATCATCCAGTTCAGAAACCATCCTGTTGACGTCTACTGCGGATGGTTACTGGGAGCTGCCATCGCTGTTTATCTG ggTGTGTATGCAGTGGGGAATTTCCAGCCCAGTGAGGATCGGTCCAGAAGTCGGCCACCTCCCCCCACCCTGAGAGaaccccctctctcctccctacCCaatgtcagccaatcagcaattagcaacagccaccaAG GTCACCACACCCTGGCTCCCAGCCAACCAGAGCCCATCATCACAAGGACCTCTTCCCACACCTTGTCGCCCAACCGACCAGAACCCATCCTGATGCGAAGTGCTTCCTACCGGGAGCCTTCTTTGTCCAATCTGAAGAGAGCTAGTGCTGAGGTAGAGGTGATATCTCCATCCAGTCCCCTGGGCAACAATGAGAACATGAtgaccttcagcagcagcacactgccAAG GTCCCACGGAGGGTCCTCATTTGATGAGGGCCGCGTTCCTCGGCGTCACGCATCCATCCACACCTCAATGGACTCAACGCGATCCAAACAGCTGCTCAGCCAATGGAAGAACAAGAATGATAACAGGAAGCTGTCCCTGCAAGTGATGGATGGAATAAGaccagcctcctcctcatctcctcagAGGAACATGGAGCTGCGCTGCTCCTCTGAACCTTCTGCCATGGGCCTAGAGGCAGAGCTCCGTGGGGGAACACACCTTCCTTTAGTCACTGCTCAGGAAACAGAACTTCGTGCTGGGGCCCACATCCCAGCTCAGTACATGAAACTAGCAGCAAGCTCTGTTCCTATGGCCAATCATAACCACCTGGCCCTCAATGGCAACACCGGATTGGCCGGTGGGGCAAGAGTGTCTATCCAATCCCGGCCTGGGTCGTCCCAGTTGGTTCACATTCCTGAGGAGGAAAACCTCACCTGCAGGGATCAGGAGAGTGAGTCAGAGGATAGCATTATGGACGGCGGCGGGTCAGTGAGGGAGAAGTGGCTGAGAGTGGCTGAGAAGACCACCATCCCCTGCAGGCCGCTCAGTGCTGGGGGACAGCCTCGTCTTATGCAG GTGATAGCCTTATCCAAACAGCAGGGTTTGCTTCACTCTCCTCGGTCGGAGGATGGGGGCAGCACTGTCAGCTGCACTGGATCCATTCGGTACCGAGCCCTGACGGACCAGGACCCATCACCACCAGCCTCCACCACTGGAGCaatgggaggaggag GTTTGGAAAGAAGTGGCAGCATAGTGCGTGTCGAAGCCCACCCAGAGTCCAGACAACACAAACCCGTGGTGAAACCTCCGAGCACAGATGGAAGTGGCTCCTGGAGATGGAAACCACCAGAACAAAGGGCTTCGCTTCGACAGTCAGCTTTCACCCTCAATGAcctgaacagacacacagacagctgtgatTCGCTGAGGGATGGAGGATCAGTGGATGGGCGGAGGAGTGTGACAGGGACAGAAACGGAGAGCGAAGGGGGAGGAGATGTAGGGGTAGGAGGAatgggagggggtggaggtgtatACACAGGCCATCCACATGTTGTACACCCTTTACATCCCCTACATCCCAATAACCCCAACAACTTCCAGCACCTGAATTTTAACCCCAACAATCCCAATAATCCACACTTTAACAACTTCAATCCCAACTCTGGTAACTCCAACATGCCATTCACCCCCACTGTCACCTTTGCTCCTCCCTTCCACCCACACCCTCAGGCCATCACCACCATCAGGGTCACCCCAGTGGAGGGaacagcagccagcagtgacGGCGGCTCAGATTCCCAATCAGTTGCCTCGTCCAGCCGTGAGTCAaccctgaggaggaagagtgggTCCCACATTACCCAGGTCCCGGAGCGAGGACCCACCCCGGACCTCGACCACAACCACCGTATCTGTGACGACAGTAACCGCCTCGACAATGAAAGCAGCAACCGTTTCCATGAAAACCTTCGAAATTTTCAAGAAAATCCCATCCACCCCATCCACCCAAACCACCCCAACCACCCCAACAGGCAGTTGCAGGGGATGTTTGGCCGACCCAGCCCAACCCCTCCCCCTACCTTACCCCGCCCCATCCTGACTCACACTCCGCCTCCTACTCTTGGCTTGGCCTATAAAGAATGA